In Leopardus geoffroyi isolate Oge1 chromosome D1, O.geoffroyi_Oge1_pat1.0, whole genome shotgun sequence, the genomic stretch gttaaaaaataaacacctcTTCAGTAGGCTCAggcctttccttttcctccagttGGGAGGAAAATTGTGCTTCCAACTTTCAGGAGCATGAGTGATAGCCAGCAGAGGGCTGTCCCTGTCAGTAGCCTCCAGGTACAGGGAAGTAACACATGCACACTGTTCTtcctcaggggtgggggtggggggagagggaacaAGCAGCAGGCTTGTTCTCATGCTCCCAActcagggagaagggagagttTTGTTCCCATTTTGTGTTTACAATAGAATGATTTCTAAAGTAATGTGTGCTCAGGTCTCCTTTCCCCTCAGGATCCAAATgatctctgccccttttccacaAGTCCCTCTGCTAACCCAAAGCCCCTTCCTCCCTTAAACAGGGGCAGGAAGGAGTACTGGatggcccctgcctccctcctctttctgccttgCCCACCCCTGGCTCACTTCAGCCCCTGAGGTCTGTGGTTCTCAAGAGCTCCAGAAAGAGGGCTCCTGCCCTCCCCAGTCCCAGCCCAAGCAAGAGGCCATGGAGCCCAGTGGGCAGTGGGGAGACAGTGTCTAGACAGGGGCCTGCATGATCTTAGTCCAGGTCAGTCCATGACCTGTGCTGGCTCGAGGGCCCACCTTCTTCCCTGTGCTGGAAGGAGCAGGCTTGAGGGATGTGAGCCCAGAGTAGGGGACTCCACTCCCACCACAAGCCTGAGGTATGGGGGAGCCTGATGGCAGGCCCAGGCTCCCCTCATGCAGGGTGGTTGCCTGTTGGGATCAAAGACAGCCTTATGCTCTGGAAATAGGAACCAGAGGAAAGCCACAGAGGTATGTCTACTTGAGAGCAGCTCTCCGAGGACAGGGCGGGGCAGTGTTCCTGATGCCTGGGCAGGGGGCTGTTCTCTGGTCTTCAGAATTCCCTGGCCAGGTGGCCTGTGCAGTCGTGCTGGGCCCCAGGAGCAGGGAGCCGGGCAAGGCCACACTGCACTTGACAGCTGGGGTCTTTTCACCTCTCTCCCAGCCTGGCATCACTCCAGGGCTTAGGTGCCCACCGCATCTGCTCCGTCAGGCCCTGTCAGTGCAGGAAGCTCTGGGGAGGCGTGCTGGGGCACCGGCTCGCTGGTTGGCATGACTTGGCTAGCAGCTGGGCCCCTGGTCATACTGGATGGAAGATAACAACAGGTCTGGGATTTCTGTGCTTTGATTCTCCGTCCTTTGTCCTGGCATCAGGCTGGGCTCTCTCTGAAGCCCCCAGTATAGAAAGGAGGGTGATGGTGATTCCTTAGGAGTTTGCCTCGGAGGGACCATCAGCCATGGGGAGAGGATGGAAGGCCAGGAACAGGGTTCGAGAAGGAGGCTCCTGTGAAGGGGAGAAGAATATGGGTGAGGCGTTTAAGCAGggaggcaggtgaggggcagcCAGTCTGGCCAAACTGCTCAATCATGAGCCACCATCAGGGTTCACCCAGGAGCTCCACAGAGCCCAACCTCTAGGGTCCTCTGTGAATCCCTTATTgagaggcaggtgggggcaggtCCTTCCAGTGACCAGGTGAGGAGGTAGGGGATGGGGCTTTGTACAGATGCATTTTCAGTGGCACTGTTCAAGCTGATATTTTGGTTCAAGGCACAAAACAGGCAGACTGACACCCCATGGTCTCCTGTGGGCAAGGTAGCTGCCAACATGATATAGAAGTTGAAGCTTAACTCTGAGGCCAGAGGACAGATGTGTATCCCACCGTCTGAGCTCCCACCTCTGGGATGATATTATAGAAAAGCCCATAAACTTCCTGACTTGGACAAACAGCTGGCACAATTCACTTCATTTAGCTTTTCTGAACACCCTTTCTTTACCTCTAAAATGTAGATAGATCCTGTGGCCTACTTCAATAGAAAGTtgtaaagaattaaataaaagtagCAACACTTACATAAGACTCATTATGTACCAAAGATTGTTCTTGGTGCCCCTAACAACCCATTTTACAGGTCAATAAACTGGGGcctagagaaagaaagtaaggTCAAAGGATGAAAAGTGGTAGGCCTGGAGCCTGAGCTAGGCTCTGGGGTCCATGCTTTCATCAATGTGCTACACTGTTGCTATTAAGAGACACACGGAGGTGCTTGATGAGGTGGAAGCAGAAGAATGAGGGGTCCCTGCCACAGCAGCATGGCTGAAGAGGAATCCACAGGGGAAGACAAAGCCTGGAGAAAGAGTCCACATAGTAATGCCTTGCAATGGGACTGGTGTCATGGCCACAATAACAGCAGTAATGACAGGAGGTTGTCATGAGGCTGTGTCTAGAAGGTGAGACCTTCAAAGGAGTTGGTGGCAGAAGGACCCAGGTGTGCAGGGGAAATTGGCTCCCGTGAACTTCTAGGCGGCACAATGAGAAGGGGACTTCAGCTATGTCTCTTCCACTCTTGAAGTATTTGCCCTGCCCTCCCACAATTAAAAACCAAGAGGAAAAGCCTTGGCAGATTTGTTCCACATCCACACTTGGGGTGCCCCTGCCCAGTGTGTTGTCTACCCTTGTCACTGCCATACCTGTAGCCTGGGGCTCAGATCTCCACAGTGGGGTCAGTGaagccttttttcccctcattcacCAGCACCGGCTTCTCTGTCCGTGTGTGCCAGACCAGGATCTGTGTGTCCAGAGACACAAAACAACATGGAGCAGGTCCCCCCCTAACCTCACCTTACCCCCTCCCAGGTCCCTCCCACACTCTACAAGTACTTCTGCTGCCCCTCCGTTCTGtccttgttctttatttctaCCTGCCTCCTGATTCTTGCTGTTTGTACATATAAGGCATTCAAAATATCTGTTGGAAATACAAAGTGTGCAGCTacagaaaatagacaaataagTCCCAAGATTTCCTCTTACTTCTCATCTTCCCCTGTGTTTTTTGATGGGTCTCTCTAGAGAAGGAGACATTTCTTCAAGAGACTTCGGCTCAGCCAAGTGTATAGTCCTGGCCCTCGCTGGAGCAGTCCAAACTAGAagcagtgtgtatgtgtgtgcgtgtgcacacacgtgcatgcaggcatgtgtgtgcatgcacctTGGCATGAACACGTTCATGCATATGTGTTCACACATGTCTGGAGCCTAGCTGTTTTGAGGTTTGGGAGGGGATGCAACCCTTGGTCTTCCTTACTGACTGCCACCCTCTCCATTTCTGTGCTTGATTTTAGCATGATGGCCTGACTGGGTATAAGCTACCTTCTTGGGAGGGTGTTCTAGGAAGGCATGGCTCTAGGCTGGTCCCTTGCAGTGCAGTTTTGAggtctttatttccttccctctgaccTGTCGGGAGTGTTTGGATGGGCTGGGAAAAGCTTGCGTTATACCTGCCAGTTCTGCTGAGGGTTTACCTTGGTGCAGTTGGCTGCCTTGGGCTCCAGGTCATTGAGGGTAACAAGTTCTCGGAGGAGGCTGCTTTCCTGGTAGCCTCCCTTCACACCACGCAGCTTGAAGTAGGCCTGGCTACGCTGTAGAATGAGCCTCAGGTTGACTGCAAATCCAGCCATGTCTATTGCAAATGGTCGGTGCGGGTCGAACACTGTCTTCCAGCCTACCACCTTCCCAGCCCCGTTGACCCGTGGGGCCTCGTACCGAAGGCCACCAACGAAGGCAACGGGCCACACAGACACCCTCCTGGTGCTGCGCATCTACAAGAGGGAATCCAGAGTCAGGACACATGGGACTGCTGACAGGGAGTGGTGCATGTCCccagagaaggagaaatcaaTTAACTCTACACACACAGGCCATCTGAAGCCATACCAGGGGATCCGGCCCAGCCCCATCTCCAGATGCATCCTCCATGATAGGCATCTACAGAGGAACCTGCCTTGCCATAAGCAAGGCCTGACGCTCACCCCAGCTAAAATGCTTCTTCTCCACAAGACTTGGAGTCTAGCTTTCTCTCCTCCTGCAAAAACCTCTGTCTTCCCAATGTAGAGTCTGAAATGACATCTTCCCCTGCCCAGACTCCCATGACTCCCAAGTCCCAAGGATAAATTATTGCACATAAAATTATACCACTTGAGGGCATGCCTCTAAGGCCAAGACTTTGTTCTATGAGCTACATCCTCTGCTTTCTTCCCTTGAGGCAGGGGTGACTGCAGAAGTCTGCAATGagttttttccatcccttctcgGGTTGCCTGCAGTCTACACTGACACCCCAGCAGGCATTGCTCGCCCCACCCCACTATTTCCCTTCGTGCCCATACCAAAGGGCCCCCACACCAGAGGCCCCTCACCGGcatcctcccaccccttcccagcctTCTGCCCCGTCCCACACCTCCTCAAAGAGCTCCAGACTGTACGTGTTGTCGTCGTCAGCGAAGTACACCACACCCGGTTGGCTGGTGTTGCGCGGGAAGGTCTCCCGCAGCCAGCGCAGGGCCAGGTTGCGCTGCATTGTGCCCCGCGGGATGCGCGGGTCACGGGCGTCGCCGCGCAGCTTGTAGTTACGGGGTGTCTCCACGTGCAGATGGGTGTAGTTGAGGCCGGTGTCGCGCAGCAGGCGCGCGGTCAGCGGCGTCCGGCGCGGCGCGTCCTCCACCACTAGCCAGTGCAGGTTGGGCACGTGCAGCAGCGTGTTGGCCAAGCGTGTCAGCTCGGCCTTCTGCACCGGGCGGCTGTAGGTGGGCGTCACCACGTGGATGGTGGGCAGCGTGTCGGACCACGGCGGGGGCCGCGTGTACACATACTCGGTGCGCACCACCTCCACGATGTCGCGGTCGGACATGCAGTATTCCCTGGGGTCGGCGCCCTGAGGCACGTCGCGCCGGGGGTCACTACCGTCATCTGTAGGGTTGGGAGACACATGGTGTGTGGCTGGGCTGTGCAGGCCTGGCTCTGGCCTTAGGTACGGGCAGGATGTCACCCACCCTGCTAAGACACACCTCCCCACTGCTCCTTCTGCAGGAATGCCATCAGAAACCTGCCTGGGCTCTAGCTTTTACAGGTAACCGAAAAAGCTGCATCCCTGGAATTCTCTCAGGCATTTTCCCAGTTCTGACTCCCGAAATGACACAGAAAtaacctcttcctccttctcataTTTGACAGCTCTGTGGCTATTTGAGTGTGGCTGGACAAATTCCAAGACTGCTTTCTCACTTCCTAAATGTGTTGGGTTTTATATGACAAAGTGTCCTGACGCTTCCCACCCTAGTGCTCTCCCCATCTGGCCAGAGCTGACTGCACTTGccgcccccgctccccccccccccccccccccccccgcccccacctccttgGGATTGCATAGCAGGACAGCACTGCCACCGGCAGTGGTGTAAATGCCACAATGCCCCAGTGTTAGTGCTTTCCTAGCTGCAGCGCACTGTggatctcacaaagtgtgaggtTAGCTCAGCCCAATTTTTCACAAACCCTCTACTCAAGTggggcctctctctcccttcctgtttaTGAATCTTGGTGCAGAATTTCATGTTTAACTACCACGTTTTATTCCAGGGTTATGCCTATAGTTGCCAAGATAATTTTGAATCCTGAACCTGTTTGTGCTTTTAGATGTTCTTAAATTTTGACCTACACAAAAAGACAGAGTGGACACTTGCTTTAGCTTTTCTGCTGCTTGATGTCAAACTCCTGATCTGCACTTTCTAGACACTCATTCAAACATCTGGGAGACTAACCGTACCACTGACCCTAACTGTGCTAGCATCCAGCTAGTGTTTATACATATCTCCCCAAGGACACCATCAGGGGCAGTGAAATTTTGAAGAGGTCTGGCCTCTGATAAAACACTCACAGGCATGGGGAACCCATTCCTTCCTGAAGGCAACCTGTTTCGGTTGGGGCAGCTCTTATTACCAAGCTTTTTCTTACATCCTGGACATTTTTCTCATTAGTAAGGCTAGCAGTCCTGTCAAGAGGACAAATCAGGGTCATTGGTATTGATTTTACTGAGCCCCTGCTCTCCAAGTCTTTCTGTGTGAAAAACTGTGTGGCCCTCACTGCTCTTACACGATCTCAGCAGGAAGTGGCAATGGTCAGAGGACATACCTAGGAGATGGGAATGGACAGAGGACATACCTAGGAATCCAAACACTGGGCTCATACCCTGTCCAGTTCTGGCACTAACTATGCCCTTGAGCAGGTTACTTCTCGTGCCTCAATTTTAGCAACTGCAATATGGAGCTAATAATAGCATCTATTTTATTGAGTTACTATGTAGATTAATGAGTCAATATATGTAAAGGACTCAGAACACTGCCAGGCAGTTGTTATCATTTCCTCGTGTTTAAAAGGAGGACAGTTGCCAGCCCTACTTTTGCATAGCTTCCTGTACCTAGAGAAAGGATGCAATAAGCATTTTCGTGATTGGGTTGAAGTATGGTTCCAGGGAGGATGCTGGGAATCAGCCATTCTGTCACCTCCCCTACTTCCCATCACTGACATTAGCACATGGAGTGTGTGCAGTTCATGTATTAGATCTGACACTGGGCTCCGGGAGGAGGTACAGATGCACCCAGAAGATGACTGGCTCCAGCCTCTTAGGGAGTTCACACAGGCCAAGGGCACAAGACATACAGTGGGGAATACCATGCCCCCTGGTGTGTGAATGCAGGTGTAGAAGACTAGCTCAGCCTCTGTTGATCAAAGGTGACTTTTTGGAGGGGTTTTAGGTCAAACTTGGAAAACAGACCaaggtggaggaaagagagataggtgatggggattctGACCAAAATTGATATAAGGGTTAATTCATCCTGCAGTCAGTGAAGTTTTGGAAACTGAATACTGGGAAGGAAGATTTAGAGCCATTTCCCCCATCTTTCTTCCATTCAAATCACCCCAAACAGACTGGTCTGGGCCCTGGGAAAGTTCTCCATGCATTCTGACCAGGCCACAGTGCTGGCTTCAGGGCTTCTGCAACCTTTGAGTCACAAAGGCCTCCTGGTGCCCCTGACATTATTTCATTGCAGCTTTCTTTAAGCCCATCTTGACATATTCTGAGGACACAGAAAGCCAGCTCCCTATCCTCAGGCAGCAGCATCAGTGCTTAGCAAAACATTCTGACACCTCTGACTCTAGAGCTTTGCCAAGAATGGAATTTACATGATATTATGTCACTTGGTGTATTGTAGCTTTAAACCTTCTGGAATGATGTAGTTGTAGGATAACAATTCCAAATGATGAACATTAAAGAGAGATGTTGGAGGACAAATGTCAGGAGAGGCTCTAAGTGCCCAGCATGGGGCAGTGGGAATTCTGCAATCTCCAGCCTGGAAAATATTCCTCATGGAAGCTTC encodes the following:
- the B3GAT1 gene encoding galactosylgalactosylxylosylprotein 3-beta-glucuronosyltransferase 1 isoform X2; the protein is MPKRRDILAIVLIVLPWTLLVTVWHQSTIAPLLTAHKDDGSDPRRDVPQGADPREYCMSDRDIVEVVRTEYVYTRPPPWSDTLPTIHVVTPTYSRPVQKAELTRLANTLLHVPNLHWLVVEDAPRRTPLTARLLRDTGLNYTHLHVETPRNYKLRGDARDPRIPRGTMQRNLALRWLRETFPRNTSQPGVVYFADDDNTYSLELFEEMRSTRRVSVWPVAFVGGLRYEAPRVNGAGKVVGWKTVFDPHRPFAIDMAGFAVNLRLILQRSQAYFKLRGVKGGYQESSLLRELVTLNDLEPKAANCTKILVWHTRTEKPVLVNEGKKGFTDPTVEI
- the B3GAT1 gene encoding galactosylgalactosylxylosylprotein 3-beta-glucuronosyltransferase 1 isoform X1 — translated: MGNEELWAQPALEMPKRRDILAIVLIVLPWTLLVTVWHQSTIAPLLTAHKDDGSDPRRDVPQGADPREYCMSDRDIVEVVRTEYVYTRPPPWSDTLPTIHVVTPTYSRPVQKAELTRLANTLLHVPNLHWLVVEDAPRRTPLTARLLRDTGLNYTHLHVETPRNYKLRGDARDPRIPRGTMQRNLALRWLRETFPRNTSQPGVVYFADDDNTYSLELFEEMRSTRRVSVWPVAFVGGLRYEAPRVNGAGKVVGWKTVFDPHRPFAIDMAGFAVNLRLILQRSQAYFKLRGVKGGYQESSLLRELVTLNDLEPKAANCTKILVWHTRTEKPVLVNEGKKGFTDPTVEI